A genomic segment from Tuwongella immobilis encodes:
- a CDS encoding M20/M25/M40 family metallo-hydrolase produces the protein MALDTEAAIDRLMHFLAIEGITGEEQAIATAIRQSLLDLGVPESAIRFDTANERIPLPTQTGNLIVELPGTRDDEPRLLFSTHMDTVPLARGAVPVRKGSRIVPQGETALGGDNRTGVAVLVTLVAELFKQKLPHPPITLLFTVREESGLFGARYLEKADLGDDLAMCFNVDGRSAAHLTIGAVGAERWEIEITGKASHAGVYPDRGISATLIAALGLTRVHEGGWFGKVEKDSKFGTSNIGTFGDAQGRAAGDATNVVTDFVKITGESRSHDARFIREISGAYKAAFHDAAEQVRDHEGKKGKVKFTSRQDYHPFKLKEDAPVVLRARAAVEAISRTPEVKTTNGGLDANWLVKHGIPTVTFGAGQNEIHTIKEFVDLAEFDSGCRLALALATMAE, from the coding sequence ATCGCCCTCGATACCGAAGCTGCCATTGACCGGCTGATGCACTTTCTCGCAATCGAGGGCATCACAGGCGAAGAACAGGCGATCGCCACCGCGATCCGCCAATCGCTGCTGGATCTGGGCGTCCCGGAATCGGCGATTCGCTTTGATACCGCTAACGAACGCATCCCGCTGCCGACGCAGACCGGCAACCTAATTGTTGAACTGCCCGGCACACGGGACGATGAACCCCGACTGCTGTTTAGCACCCACATGGACACAGTTCCGCTGGCGCGCGGCGCGGTGCCCGTCCGCAAAGGAAGCCGCATCGTTCCGCAGGGCGAAACCGCTCTCGGCGGCGACAATCGCACCGGAGTGGCGGTGCTGGTCACGCTGGTGGCGGAGTTATTCAAGCAGAAATTGCCGCATCCGCCGATCACGCTGCTGTTTACGGTGCGTGAAGAAAGCGGCCTGTTCGGGGCACGCTACCTGGAGAAGGCCGATCTGGGGGATGACCTGGCGATGTGCTTCAATGTCGATGGTCGCAGCGCCGCGCATCTGACGATTGGAGCCGTGGGCGCGGAACGCTGGGAAATCGAAATCACGGGCAAAGCCTCGCATGCGGGGGTCTACCCGGATCGTGGCATCTCGGCGACGCTGATTGCCGCGTTGGGGCTGACTCGCGTGCATGAAGGTGGCTGGTTTGGCAAAGTGGAGAAAGATAGCAAATTCGGCACCAGCAACATTGGCACCTTCGGCGATGCCCAGGGGCGTGCGGCCGGCGATGCGACCAATGTCGTCACCGATTTTGTGAAAATCACCGGCGAAAGCCGCAGTCACGATGCCCGATTCATTCGGGAAATCAGCGGCGCGTACAAAGCCGCGTTCCACGATGCCGCCGAGCAGGTCCGCGACCATGAAGGCAAAAAAGGCAAAGTGAAGTTCACCAGCCGACAAGACTATCACCCGTTCAAACTCAAGGAAGATGCCCCGGTGGTGCTGCGAGCGCGGGCGGCAGTCGAGGCCATTTCGCGCACGCCGGAAGTGAAGACCACCAACGGCGGTCTGGATGCCAATTGGCTGGTCAAGCATGGCATTCCGACGGTGACATTCGGCGCGGGGCAGAATGAAATCCACACCATCAAGGAATTTGTGGATTTGGCGGAATTCGATTCCGGCTGCCGACTCGCACTCGCCTTAGCGACCATGGCAGAATAA
- a CDS encoding alpha/beta hydrolase family protein, with product MHRIRACLIGIVALSALIGCGKRPNRKPIRPVEISRTAAPILDKILQETQSKFAPDWPAVQIRVLPDGELQADIVAVNSQSWASEYLSGGVPIVVSEEDLTKIQNGKILTITNSSNPPRFGFVNFPAQPQGKLVDARKNFSTRLTKKSHPQGSAGYPPRETFNLVLYPTSLGFFEAFLSKLPKDDQKHPAIIWITGGDCNTIDQGCYNQGPYSADQSASAYREAGIVMMFPSLRGGNSNPGQKEGFLGEVDDVIAAADFLAKQPGIDPNRIYLGGHSTGGTLVLLAAASSSKFRAVFSFGPADTPVGYPEEFTPFDTNDPFEVELRAPIKWLQDITTPTFLFEGAKEPSNADAVHAMSNRVPLVQGFVVQGRDHFTVLAVNNLIAERILADTGPTCNLKFSEPDFAQFR from the coding sequence ATGCATCGCATTCGAGCCTGTTTGATCGGCATTGTGGCGTTATCCGCGTTGATTGGCTGCGGCAAACGGCCGAATCGCAAGCCGATTCGACCCGTTGAAATTTCGAGAACGGCTGCCCCGATTTTGGACAAAATCCTGCAAGAGACTCAGTCGAAGTTTGCTCCCGATTGGCCCGCCGTGCAGATTCGCGTGCTTCCCGATGGCGAATTGCAAGCGGACATCGTCGCAGTCAACAGTCAATCGTGGGCCAGCGAATATCTATCGGGGGGGGTGCCGATTGTGGTTTCCGAGGAGGATCTGACGAAAATTCAGAATGGCAAGATACTAACGATCACCAATTCGTCGAATCCGCCACGATTCGGGTTTGTCAATTTTCCCGCACAACCGCAAGGAAAACTGGTCGATGCTCGGAAGAATTTCTCCACCCGATTAACCAAGAAGAGCCATCCACAAGGTTCGGCAGGGTATCCGCCACGCGAAACATTCAACCTGGTGCTGTATCCCACATCGTTGGGGTTTTTTGAAGCCTTTCTCTCCAAACTGCCCAAGGATGACCAAAAACATCCGGCGATCATTTGGATTACCGGCGGTGATTGCAACACGATCGATCAGGGCTGTTACAACCAGGGACCGTATTCCGCCGATCAATCGGCGTCCGCCTATCGTGAAGCGGGAATCGTGATGATGTTCCCATCACTTCGGGGTGGCAACAGCAACCCCGGACAGAAAGAGGGCTTTCTCGGCGAAGTCGATGATGTCATTGCCGCCGCCGATTTTCTGGCCAAACAACCAGGAATCGACCCCAATCGCATCTACCTGGGTGGACACAGTACGGGTGGTACCCTAGTGCTGTTGGCGGCAGCCTCCAGCTCGAAATTCCGCGCAGTGTTCTCCTTCGGCCCCGCGGATACCCCCGTTGGCTACCCGGAAGAATTCACGCCGTTCGACACCAATGACCCCTTCGAAGTGGAACTGCGTGCGCCAATCAAATGGCTGCAAGACATTACCACGCCGACGTTTCTATTCGAAGGCGCGAAAGAACCCTCGAACGCCGATGCGGTGCACGCCATGAGCAATCGGGTGCCCTTGGTTCAGGGCTTTGTGGTGCAGGGACGGGATCACTTCACCGTCTTGGCCGTCAACAACCTGATCGCCGAGCGAATTCTGGCCGACACTGGCCCCACGTGCAATCTGAAATTCAGCGAACCGGATTTCGCGCAATTCCGGTAA
- a CDS encoding serine/threonine-protein kinase codes for MSNGSIAEPLCIRCQRVAVVPDFDMCHDCMIQEALVIPAYRSVGSPPDSPAAALAVAQPDSSSAPPQSADSQSRIPGYRLVRFLGEGAMGRVYFAYRLHEVGSTRTEVAEPVAVKVIRRERLARRPDAIANFAREATVMQALRHPHIIQVIDFDLEGEIPYLAMPWCEGGRLTDYLERVMDLARHPWFGQRTVASKPPQSDATQMPSESILRSQSPGLGTDFSRSTDADTDADADATPSSGLIRIGMHQHEPMFLELSEDDLPNPNLQANQAMTWLNESLLATDAGQRQVLRTFVGWIADIANGMNYVHAMRISHLDIKPDNLLVVNETVIQVTDFGIAFRSQSLDQAHNLERGTPPFIPPEQFHAYADANERGTPILHDIYSLGTTLYCCLTLSMPFIAMDDQGNPKLDDQGKILIDRDAKRANRFPTPRALCPKIPRDLEAICLRAMATDPASRYPSMAEFEQDLRHYLANRPVTARPASMVHRARLWRRRNPSLSIAIGLSLVALMTVSIAIVRAIRSEFAVLTAENRIREQENQILTAELKQASEENRRQFVQLAEDASHRGNWDEALRLTDRALQHADDPLPLQVGRIPALLALNRQFEAQDELRRLSETVQTPELQGLVQFYQADLVLWEPTRAKEGQRLLEQAIQNGLPPAELATAKGLLASKTRESIQCFRDALGHDPYCHRARTHLILSHLFVCDLEVTQQEIQRFRELYPHDGFADLADAWQALLSLKLDEIPPYLDAFLAKRPDVDPKPLREFFQTFGPVLKDAVQYWNSDGENPLVLFKIASRLKPLSSQSSGQFAALGYGSPIIQRLTRVIPIVSQSLANRIWGPSQAAVQKMREEYAQHPEALLLYTAAILQLDIAVTTSTAGKVPETKQALLELADLNQLGMLAPSLLQTKNFRWRFRMLNCVANGALLTLEPDSSPERERQLHDDLRLLILETREEVVFRDTFPIVLQAVGPARGRLFLLDWIEDNARDIRPLRLLARLEFKAGNLAEARKRTEQALALAPNDQEARELLQTIDAAPEMIPVAPRPLPDMK; via the coding sequence ATGAGCAACGGATCAATCGCGGAACCGCTGTGCATTCGCTGTCAACGGGTTGCAGTTGTGCCCGATTTTGACATGTGCCACGATTGCATGATCCAAGAAGCCCTCGTCATTCCGGCGTATCGATCCGTTGGTTCACCGCCCGACTCCCCGGCGGCGGCGCTTGCGGTGGCCCAGCCGGATTCCAGCTCCGCTCCTCCGCAATCGGCCGATTCGCAATCGCGGATTCCCGGCTACCGCCTCGTTCGCTTTCTGGGCGAAGGGGCGATGGGCCGCGTCTATTTTGCCTATCGGCTGCACGAGGTTGGCTCGACTCGCACCGAAGTGGCGGAACCAGTGGCCGTGAAGGTGATTCGGCGGGAACGGCTGGCACGTCGGCCCGATGCGATTGCGAATTTCGCCCGCGAAGCGACCGTGATGCAGGCACTTCGGCATCCGCACATCATTCAGGTGATCGACTTCGATTTGGAAGGCGAAATTCCATATCTGGCCATGCCCTGGTGCGAAGGCGGACGATTAACCGACTACCTGGAACGGGTGATGGATCTTGCCCGACATCCCTGGTTTGGGCAACGCACCGTCGCGTCGAAACCGCCGCAGTCCGATGCCACCCAGATGCCGAGTGAATCGATCCTCCGTTCACAATCGCCGGGGTTGGGAACGGACTTCAGTCGTTCCACCGATGCGGATACCGATGCCGATGCCGATGCAACTCCATCATCGGGGCTGATTCGGATTGGGATGCATCAACATGAGCCGATGTTTCTGGAACTGAGCGAAGACGATTTGCCGAATCCGAATCTGCAAGCCAACCAAGCCATGACTTGGCTGAATGAGTCATTGCTGGCCACGGATGCGGGTCAACGGCAAGTGCTGCGGACCTTTGTGGGATGGATCGCGGACATCGCCAACGGCATGAATTATGTGCATGCGATGCGCATTTCGCATCTCGATATCAAGCCCGATAATCTGCTGGTGGTCAACGAAACGGTCATTCAAGTCACCGATTTCGGAATCGCGTTTCGGTCGCAATCGCTGGATCAGGCACACAATTTGGAGCGTGGGACACCACCGTTTATCCCACCGGAGCAATTCCACGCGTATGCCGACGCAAACGAACGCGGGACACCGATTTTACATGACATTTACTCGCTGGGCACGACGCTCTATTGCTGCCTGACGCTGTCGATGCCGTTTATTGCAATGGACGATCAGGGCAATCCCAAATTGGACGATCAGGGCAAAATCCTGATCGACCGCGACGCCAAGCGAGCGAATCGCTTCCCGACGCCACGTGCGTTGTGCCCGAAAATTCCGCGTGATTTGGAAGCGATTTGCCTGCGTGCGATGGCGACCGATCCGGCATCGCGCTACCCTAGCATGGCCGAATTCGAGCAGGATTTGCGTCATTATCTGGCAAATCGCCCCGTGACGGCTCGCCCCGCGTCGATGGTGCATCGCGCTCGGCTGTGGCGTCGCCGCAATCCGTCGCTGAGTATCGCCATTGGATTGTCGCTGGTGGCACTGATGACGGTCAGCATTGCGATTGTGCGCGCGATTCGCTCGGAATTCGCCGTGCTGACCGCCGAGAATCGGATTCGCGAGCAGGAAAATCAAATCCTCACCGCCGAATTGAAGCAAGCCTCCGAAGAGAATCGTCGCCAATTCGTGCAATTGGCGGAAGATGCCAGCCATCGCGGAAATTGGGACGAAGCGTTGCGGCTCACCGATCGCGCCCTGCAACATGCAGATGATCCGCTACCGTTGCAGGTGGGCCGCATTCCCGCACTGCTCGCGCTCAATCGCCAATTTGAAGCCCAAGACGAACTACGACGATTGAGCGAGACCGTTCAGACGCCGGAACTCCAGGGATTGGTGCAATTCTACCAGGCGGATTTGGTGTTGTGGGAACCGACCCGAGCCAAAGAAGGCCAACGATTGCTGGAACAGGCAATCCAAAACGGCTTGCCCCCCGCGGAATTGGCCACCGCCAAGGGATTGCTCGCCAGCAAAACCCGCGAATCGATCCAATGTTTTCGCGATGCTCTGGGGCACGATCCGTACTGCCACCGCGCTCGAACGCACCTGATTCTGTCGCACTTGTTTGTGTGCGATCTCGAGGTGACGCAGCAGGAAATCCAGCGATTCCGCGAGTTGTATCCGCACGATGGCTTTGCGGATCTGGCGGATGCTTGGCAGGCGTTATTGTCGCTGAAACTCGACGAAATCCCCCCGTATTTGGATGCGTTCCTTGCCAAGCGACCGGATGTCGATCCCAAGCCACTGCGGGAATTCTTCCAAACCTTTGGCCCCGTCCTGAAGGACGCCGTTCAGTATTGGAATTCCGACGGAGAGAATCCACTGGTGCTGTTCAAGATTGCCTCACGCTTGAAGCCGCTCAGCAGCCAATCATCCGGCCAATTCGCGGCGTTGGGATACGGCAGCCCGATTATTCAACGGCTCACGCGGGTGATTCCCATCGTTTCGCAAAGCCTGGCCAACCGCATCTGGGGCCCCTCACAGGCCGCGGTTCAGAAGATGCGCGAGGAATACGCCCAGCACCCCGAAGCGTTGTTGTTGTACACCGCGGCGATCTTGCAACTGGACATCGCCGTGACAACATCGACCGCGGGGAAAGTCCCGGAAACCAAGCAAGCCTTGCTCGAATTGGCCGATTTGAACCAACTCGGAATGCTGGCCCCTTCGTTGTTACAAACCAAGAATTTCCGCTGGCGATTCCGCATGTTGAACTGCGTCGCCAACGGCGCACTGCTCACATTGGAACCGGACTCATCCCCGGAACGGGAGCGGCAATTGCACGATGATTTACGCCTGCTGATTCTCGAAACCCGCGAAGAAGTCGTCTTCCGGGACACCTTCCCGATCGTCCTCCAAGCCGTTGGCCCGGCACGTGGCCGACTGTTTTTGTTGGATTGGATCGAAGACAATGCACGGGATATTCGCCCGTTGCGTCTGCTCGCTCGACTGGAATTCAAGGCAGGGAATCTCGCCGAGGCGCGAAAACGCACCGAGCAAGCACTCGCACTCGCGCCAAACGACCAAGAAGCCCGCGAACTGTTACAAACCATCGATGCGGCCCCCGAAATGATTCCGGTGGCCCCCCGACCTCTCCCCGACATGAAATGA
- a CDS encoding class I SAM-dependent methyltransferase produces MASLPTYEQMLKTTPLTAEMTRLERQAARTWPTESHWLTQFGLRDGQRVLDLGCGTGAFTHRLHALCPASPITGVDHNVAWLNKAQQQTPHAAIRWVEATVTETGLPDESFDWVISRFVLRFLPDPMAAIREAMRLLVPGGKLVLIDADDDLAAIIDPPIRPQTGHGPPWRDQSMYRAGRHLIRWLRQADCHNIQFQAIASHSDLLGLDAFSVTAWGDSASQSWQHDFVQNPDALILLMHFLACGEKSSGNSPIPKK; encoded by the coding sequence ATGGCATCTCTGCCCACTTACGAACAAATGCTGAAAACCACTCCATTGACCGCCGAAATGACCCGATTGGAGCGACAAGCCGCCCGCACTTGGCCGACCGAATCGCACTGGTTGACGCAATTTGGCCTGCGCGATGGCCAGCGCGTGTTGGATCTCGGCTGTGGCACGGGTGCGTTCACGCATCGGCTGCATGCGCTCTGCCCGGCCAGCCCGATTACGGGTGTCGATCACAATGTCGCCTGGCTGAACAAGGCCCAGCAACAAACGCCACACGCCGCGATTCGCTGGGTCGAAGCCACCGTCACCGAAACCGGGTTGCCCGATGAATCGTTCGATTGGGTCATTTCCCGATTTGTGCTGCGCTTTCTGCCCGATCCGATGGCGGCGATTCGGGAAGCGATGCGGCTGTTGGTCCCCGGCGGCAAGCTCGTGCTGATCGACGCCGACGATGATCTCGCCGCGATTATCGATCCGCCGATCCGCCCCCAGACCGGCCACGGTCCCCCCTGGCGCGATCAATCGATGTATCGCGCGGGCCGCCATCTCATTCGTTGGCTGCGGCAGGCGGATTGTCACAACATTCAATTCCAGGCCATCGCCAGCCATAGCGATTTGCTCGGGCTGGATGCGTTTTCCGTGACTGCATGGGGGGATTCCGCATCGCAATCCTGGCAGCACGATTTCGTGCAAAACCCCGATGCGCTGATCTTGTTGATGCACTTCTTGGCGTGCGGCGAAAAAAGTTCGGGAAATTCCCCGATTCCGAA